The Acidobacteriota bacterium genome contains the following window.
ATCTACGGCGAACTCCTCAAGGGCAGGTTCCTTCCCGAGACCCGGGCCCGCATGCTGGACGTCATCGAGGGGCTGCGCGAGCGCGGCGCGGAAGGGGTCGTCCTGGGATGCACCGAGATCCCCCTCCTCGTCCGGCCGGAGCACGTGGACCTGCCCCTCTTCGACACCCTGGCCATCCACGCGCGCGCCGCCGCGGACTTCGCGCTCTCTGGAGACGGCGGCTGAACCGGTTCCGGCCGATCCGGCTTTGGAGGTCCCGCCCGGGTGGTGCGTCTGGGGGCCAAGATCCGGGCTCGCCGACGGGCCGTCAGAGCCTGCGCAGGAGGACGGCCGTGCGGTCGTCGGCGAAGGGCTCCCCTTGGGCGAAGGTCTCCAGGTCCTTCTCCAATACGGCCGCGAGCGCATGCAGGTCCAGGAGGCGGTGGTCCCTCACGACGGCCTCCAGCCGGTCCGATTCATAGAGGTCGTGATCGGGGTTCATGGCCTCCGTGATCCCGTCGGTGTACAGGAGCAGGGTGTCTCCCTGGCGAAGAATGGTCTCTCCCTGGTCGTACTCCGCGTCGGGGAGGATCCCCAGAGGAAAGCCCCGGCCGTCGAGCCACTCCGTCCCCCCCGACTCCCTCACAAGGAGCGCCGGGGGGTGCCCCGCTCCGGAATAGGCGAGTCGCCCCGACCCGACGTCCAGGACGGCCAGAAACGCCGTGGCGAACTTCTCCGGAGGCGTCCTGCGGTGGAGGAGGCCGCC
Protein-coding sequences here:
- a CDS encoding PP2C family protein-serine/threonine phosphatase translates to ASAASLRIRNIQLARESAERRRLEDEISLARRIQLNLLPTRLPEVEGYAFLGRNLPSRHVSGDFYQVLTRSEGREVVLMVADVSGKGIAAALLTASLEALLAAPIEAGREPAQIFARVGGLLHRRTPPEKFATAFLAVLDVGSGRLAYSGAGHPPALLVRESGGTEWLDGRGFPLGILPDAEYDQGETILRQGDTLLLYTDGITEAMNPDHDLYESDRLEAVVRDHRLLDLHALAAVLEKDLETFAQGEPFADDRTAVLLRRL